In one Pseudomonadota bacterium genomic region, the following are encoded:
- a CDS encoding DUF2513 domain-containing protein, which produces MKRNLDLLREILLAVEDHEPERISALQSISPRDFSGSEAQNFYHINMLVDAGFIKLAGKPTLAGDYAVHGMTMTGHDFLDAIRDQSVWNHTKNRIGEIGGWTLDIVLAVAKEEIKRRLGLALNGA; this is translated from the coding sequence ATGAAACGCAATCTTGATCTATTGCGGGAAATACTGCTCGCGGTGGAAGATCACGAACCCGAACGAATAAGCGCACTTCAAAGCATCTCGCCAAGGGACTTCTCAGGCAGCGAAGCTCAGAACTTTTATCACATCAATATGCTGGTGGATGCGGGTTTCATAAAACTTGCTGGAAAGCCCACGCTAGCTGGCGACTATGCTGTTCATGGGATGACAATGACGGGTCACGATTTTCTCGACGCCATTCGAGATCAATCTGTCTGGAACCACACCAAAAACCGCATTGGGGAAATCGGCGGATGGACGCTAGACATCGTGCTCGCCGTCGCGAAGGAAGAGATAAAGCGCCGTCTAGGTCTCGCGTTAAACGGTGCGTAA
- a CDS encoding DUF6680 family protein, producing MQTETWYALATLAAIALGPIIAVIITRMLDRAAEKRRRRLDVFRNLMQTRGVRLDPVHVAALNVVEIEFYKDKDVRSAFQSYIQHLSAPMPVVAEQDRFFDQRSDLFMDLLAEIGSSVGFNFDKRDLERLSYVPKGWDSDQNMQRRNAEMLGQLLSGQRAIPITHFTGGQSPYPEPPRLEPPKVPEHETQS from the coding sequence ATGCAGACTGAAACTTGGTACGCTCTAGCAACTCTTGCGGCGATTGCTCTTGGCCCCATTATTGCGGTGATTATAACACGTATGCTTGACCGCGCTGCGGAAAAGCGTCGTCGCAGGCTGGATGTATTCCGAAACCTAATGCAAACGCGAGGCGTCCGCCTTGATCCAGTTCACGTAGCGGCACTGAACGTAGTCGAGATTGAGTTCTACAAAGACAAAGATGTGAGAAGCGCATTTCAATCCTATATTCAGCATCTCAGCGCGCCAATGCCTGTTGTCGCAGAACAGGATAGGTTCTTTGATCAACGTTCCGACCTATTCATGGACTTGCTTGCCGAGATAGGTTCGTCCGTGGGGTTCAACTTTGACAAGCGCGACCTAGAACGGCTGAGTTATGTGCCTAAAGGCTGGGACAGCGATCAAAACATGCAGCGCAGAAACGCAGAGATGCTTGGCCAATTATTGTCTGGCCAGAGAGCTATACCCATTACCCATTTTACCGGCGGTCAAAGCCCATACCCTGAACCCCCAAGACTTGAACCACCAAAGGTGCCAGAGCATGAAACGCAATCTTGA
- the yghU gene encoding glutathione-dependent disulfide-bond oxidoreductase yields the protein MTYEPPKVWTWDTASGGKFASINRPVAGKTHDKDLPVGEHPYQLYSLATPNGVKVTVLFEELIEAGHDAEYDAWLIDIGEGDQFGSGFVEVNPNSKIPAMTGPEGRVFESAAIMLHLAEHFDAFLGSPRTEMLSWLFWQMGSAPFLGGGFGHFYAYAPEKFEYPINRYAMETKRQLDVLDRHLGETEWMAGSYSIADMAIWSWYGQLVLGRLYGAAEFLDVESYGHVLRWAKAIDARPAVQRGRRVNRVFGEDLKHMKERHSPADFD from the coding sequence ATGACCTACGAGCCCCCCAAAGTCTGGACTTGGGACACCGCCAGCGGCGGAAAATTCGCCAGCATCAACCGCCCTGTCGCAGGCAAGACCCATGACAAGGACCTGCCCGTGGGCGAGCATCCCTACCAGCTCTACTCGCTGGCCACGCCCAACGGCGTGAAGGTGACCGTCCTCTTCGAGGAGCTGATCGAGGCGGGGCATGACGCGGAATACGACGCTTGGCTCATCGATATCGGCGAGGGCGACCAGTTCGGCTCGGGCTTCGTGGAGGTGAACCCGAACTCGAAGATCCCCGCCATGACCGGGCCCGAGGGCCGCGTCTTCGAGAGCGCGGCGATCATGCTGCACCTGGCCGAACACTTCGACGCCTTCCTCGGAAGCCCGCGCACGGAAATGCTGAGCTGGCTCTTTTGGCAGATGGGATCGGCGCCCTTCCTCGGCGGTGGTTTCGGCCATTTCTACGCTTATGCGCCGGAGAAGTTCGAATACCCGATCAACCGATACGCGATGGAGACGAAGCGCCAGCTCGACGTGCTCGACAGGCATCTGGGCGAGACCGAGTGGATGGCGGGGAGCTATTCGATCGCCGACATGGCGATCTGGTCCTGGTATGGGCAGCTCGTGCTGGGGCGGCTCTACGGGGCGGCGGAGTTCCTCGACGTGGAAAGCTACGGCCACGTCTTGCGCTGGGCCAAGGCCATCGACGCACGCCCGGCCGTCCAGCGCGGGCGGCGTGTGAACCGGGTCTTCGGCGAGGATCTCAAGCACATGAAAGAGCGACACTCCCCGGCTGATTTCGACTGA
- the ychF gene encoding redox-regulated ATPase YchF, producing MGFKMGIVGLPNVGKSTLFNALTKTAAAQAANFPFCTIEPNVGEVAVPDARLDRLAEINASRQVIPARMTFVDIAGLVKGASKGEGLGNQFLANIREVDAIAHVLRCFEDGDVTHVEGRVDPVEDADVIETELMLADLESIEKRRANLVRKLKGNDKEAVQQERLLVAAQEALEAGRPARTVEVDPEDAKAWRMLQLLTTKPVLYVCNVDEGSAAEGNEFSDKVAAMAAEQGAGHVIISAQIEEEISQLDAEEAAEFLGEMGLEEAGLDRLIRAGYDLLNLQTYFTAGPKESRAWTIPEGTRAPQAAGVIHGDFEKGFIRAETIAYDDYVSLGGENKAKEAGKMRAEGKAYEVKDGDVLHFLFNT from the coding sequence ATGGGTTTCAAGATGGGTATCGTCGGGCTTCCCAACGTGGGAAAATCCACCCTTTTCAACGCCTTGACCAAGACCGCCGCGGCGCAGGCCGCGAACTTCCCGTTCTGCACGATCGAGCCCAATGTGGGCGAAGTGGCGGTGCCGGATGCCCGGCTCGACCGGCTCGCGGAGATCAACGCCTCCCGGCAGGTGATCCCGGCGCGGATGACTTTCGTGGACATCGCGGGGCTCGTGAAGGGGGCCTCCAAAGGGGAGGGGCTGGGGAACCAGTTCCTCGCCAACATCCGGGAGGTGGACGCCATCGCGCATGTGCTGCGCTGCTTTGAGGACGGCGATGTCACCCATGTGGAAGGGCGCGTCGACCCGGTGGAGGATGCCGACGTCATCGAGACCGAGCTGATGCTCGCCGATCTCGAGTCGATCGAGAAACGCCGCGCCAATTTGGTGAGGAAGCTCAAGGGCAACGACAAGGAGGCCGTACAGCAGGAGCGGCTGCTCGTCGCCGCGCAAGAGGCGCTCGAAGCCGGGCGTCCGGCACGGACGGTTGAGGTCGACCCCGAGGATGCCAAGGCGTGGCGGATGCTGCAATTGCTGACGACGAAGCCCGTCCTTTACGTGTGCAACGTGGACGAGGGATCTGCCGCCGAAGGCAACGAGTTCTCCGACAAGGTGGCCGCCATGGCCGCAGAGCAGGGCGCGGGGCACGTGATCATCTCGGCCCAGATCGAGGAAGAAATCAGCCAGCTCGATGCCGAGGAGGCCGCTGAATTCCTTGGGGAAATGGGGCTCGAGGAGGCCGGTCTGGACCGGCTGATCCGCGCAGGCTACGACCTTCTGAATCTCCAGACCTACTTCACCGCGGGCCCCAAGGAGAGCCGCGCCTGGACCATCCCGGAAGGCACGCGGGCCCCGCAGGCTGCAGGGGTCATCCACGGTGACTTCGAGAAGGGGTTTATCCGGGCCGAAACCATCGCTTACGACGACTACGTCTCGCTCGGCGGGGAGAACAAGGCCAAGGAGGCGGGCAAGATGCGCGCCGAAGGCAAGGCCTACGAGGTGAAGGACGGGGACGTCCTGCATTTCCTCTTCAACACCTGA
- a CDS encoding VOC family protein, which produces MSAACLARSLRRNSARNKEGRAINPTPYLSFQGTCREAMTFYAEVFGGEIEMMMTAAEMPDFPVPDDKKDWIAHCGLKLGNGELLASDDLMGVTGPMDGCSVMMSFGARPEAVAAFDKLAEGGTVRMAFAETFWSAGFGTLTDRFGTHWMIDTADPA; this is translated from the coding sequence GTGTCCGCAGCTTGCCTGGCGCGCTCCCTACGGAGAAACTCGGCTAGAAACAAGGAGGGCCGCGCCATCAACCCCACACCCTATCTCAGCTTCCAAGGGACCTGCCGCGAGGCGATGACCTTCTATGCCGAGGTCTTCGGCGGCGAGATCGAGATGATGATGACAGCAGCCGAGATGCCGGACTTCCCGGTGCCTGACGACAAGAAGGACTGGATCGCCCATTGCGGCCTCAAACTCGGCAACGGGGAGCTCCTCGCCTCCGACGATCTCATGGGCGTGACCGGTCCCATGGACGGCTGCTCGGTCATGATGTCGTTCGGCGCAAGGCCCGAAGCCGTGGCCGCCTTCGACAAGCTCGCAGAGGGCGGCACGGTGCGGATGGCCTTCGCCGAGACCTTCTGGTCGGCGGGCTTCGGCACACTCACCGACCGCTTCGGCACGCACTGGATGATCGACACGGCCGACCCCGCTTGA
- the trpA gene encoding tryptophan synthase subunit alpha yields MSRIDAKFAELKAAGKKAFVAYVMAGDPDYETALEVVKGLPAAGVDIIELGLPFTDPMADGPTIQLAGQRALEAGMTLEKTLDTARALRAEDDTTPIVLMGYYNPIFSHGVDRFLADAEEAGVDGLIVVDLPPEEDEELCIPAQRAGLNFIRLATPTTDDRRLPKVLQNTSGFVYYVSITGITGAAAAEAGDVGPEVSRIKAATDLPVIVGFGIKTPEASQRIASVADGAVVGSAIVERIGKGESPADILAFVKSLADGAHSA; encoded by the coding sequence ATGAGCCGCATCGACGCCAAGTTCGCAGAGCTGAAAGCCGCCGGGAAGAAGGCTTTCGTGGCTTATGTCATGGCCGGTGATCCGGATTACGAAACCGCGCTCGAGGTGGTCAAAGGCCTGCCCGCCGCGGGCGTGGACATCATCGAGCTGGGCCTGCCCTTCACCGATCCCATGGCCGACGGCCCCACGATCCAGCTCGCCGGGCAGCGCGCGCTCGAGGCCGGCATGACCCTCGAAAAGACGCTCGACACCGCCCGCGCGCTCCGCGCCGAGGATGACACCACGCCCATCGTCCTCATGGGCTACTACAACCCGATCTTCTCCCACGGCGTGGACCGCTTTCTTGCTGATGCGGAGGAGGCCGGGGTGGACGGTCTCATCGTGGTGGACCTGCCGCCCGAGGAGGATGAAGAGCTCTGCATCCCTGCCCAGAGGGCGGGCCTCAACTTCATCCGCCTGGCGACGCCCACAACCGATGACAGGCGCCTGCCCAAGGTCCTGCAGAACACATCCGGCTTCGTCTACTACGTCTCCATCACCGGCATCACCGGGGCCGCCGCCGCCGAAGCGGGTGACGTGGGTCCTGAGGTCTCTCGGATCAAGGCCGCCACGGACCTGCCCGTGATCGTGGGGTTTGGCATCAAGACGCCCGAGGCCAGCCAGCGCATCGCCTCCGTCGCCGACGGGGCCGTGGTGGGATCGGCCATCGTGGAGCGCATCGGCAAGGGCGAGAGCCCTGCAGACATCCTCGCCTTCGTGAAGTCCCTCGCCGACGGCGCCCACAGCGCCTGA
- the deoD gene encoding purine-nucleoside phosphorylase, with product MTPHISAKPGDIAETVLLPGDPRRAKWAAETFLENPVLVNEVRGMLGFTGTWKGHKVTIHGSGMGMPSLSIYANELISTYGAKTLIRIGSCGAMQDAVGIRDVILAMTSTTLSTPSRGIMRELNYAPCADWSLLHAAHQAAQSKGSKVHVGGIYSSDVFYDERPDLTEQMERHGVLGVEMEAAELYTLAARHGCRALAVLTVSDHLKTHEALPPEDRERSFGDMVEIALEAAFS from the coding sequence ATGACCCCACACATTTCAGCCAAGCCCGGCGACATCGCCGAAACGGTGCTTCTCCCCGGCGACCCCCGGCGCGCGAAATGGGCTGCCGAGACATTCCTGGAAAATCCGGTCCTCGTGAACGAGGTCCGCGGGATGCTGGGCTTCACCGGTACGTGGAAAGGACACAAGGTCACCATCCATGGCTCCGGCATGGGGATGCCGTCGCTCTCGATCTACGCCAACGAACTCATCTCGACCTACGGGGCGAAGACGCTGATCCGGATCGGCTCCTGCGGCGCGATGCAGGATGCCGTCGGTATCCGCGACGTGATCCTCGCGATGACATCAACGACGCTTTCGACCCCCTCCCGGGGCATCATGCGGGAGCTGAACTATGCCCCCTGCGCGGACTGGTCCCTGCTCCACGCGGCCCATCAGGCGGCGCAATCGAAGGGCTCGAAGGTCCATGTGGGCGGCATCTACTCCTCGGATGTCTTCTACGACGAACGGCCCGACCTCACCGAACAGATGGAGCGGCACGGCGTCCTCGGCGTGGAGATGGAGGCCGCCGAGCTCTATACGCTGGCCGCGCGCCACGGCTGCCGGGCGCTCGCGGTGCTCACCGTCTCCGACCACCTGAAGACCCACGAGGCGCTTCCCCCGGAGGATCGCGAACGCTCCTTCGGCGACATGGTCGAGATCGCGCTGGAGGCGGCGTTTAGCTGA